The DNA sequence agaggtagtagagaaaatggagaagatgTCAGCGGGAAAGAAGGAAGGAGGGTCACCTACAGAAGAAAACGCAGGAGAGGGAGCTACTAAGGATGCATGCATCGGGAATATGGCTAGAAGCCAGGGTATAAGTCAATCCTCTGACCAGAAAAAGGCTATGTTTGGACAGGAGGATGCTAGGTGTTTAGAGCCTGGTGGCCCTCAAGAGATCCAGGGTCTCCACGTGGGAGAGGATTTTGCAGCTAACCTATTGTCGGGGACATATAGCCCCAATGACCCTATGAGGGGTATAGGGCTTGAAAGGGGTACGAAGGAAAGTTCCAATAATGACAGCATGGTTGCAACCACTATTGGTGTAGCTTCTTCTTTCCAACATGATGAGAGAAGGATGGCCTTGGATAAAACACCTGGTGAAGATATTATAATGCCAATGGCAAAGGGTGAGGGTCTGAAGACtttgaggaaatggaaaaggaaggcCCGGGAGAGTGAGACTAATACAAAAGGCAATAGTAAGTCAAAAATAGATGACAACCCAAAATACAATGTAAGAAACATGTATGCAAGGGGGTGTAAAAGGAGTTCAACATTGCAGGAGGCTGTTCCAAAAAAGATTAAGAGAAGGCATATTACCACAAACATTCCAATGGTTAAGGCAGAGGCTGGTTTCCAGCCCTGCCATGACAAATGAGCATTCTAGTGTGGAACTGtagagggcttgggaaccctcggacagttaaggTCCTTAGGAATTTATCTAAGGAAAAGTAACCCAATTTAGTTTTCCTAGTAGAAACTAAatgcagaagaaataaaatggaggcaGTTAGGAGGTTTTTCCAAATGGATGGGTGCTTTACAGTAGATTGTATGGGGCTTAGTGGGGGCATTGCCCTCCTCTGGAGAGATGAATGGTGTGTTAACATCATTAATTTTACTAAATGGCATGTTAGTGCTCTGATCTAGGAGAAAGGAAATGGACGAACATGGCAATTCACGGGCTTTTATGGATATCCTGACACAGGAAAGAGAGGCAGTAGTTGGCAATTACTTAAGATGCTAAAACCCACCACTTCCATAGCATGGTTATGTGCtggggatttcaatgagattcttCATTAGAGCGATAAGATGGGTGGAGCCAGCAGACCATATAAACAGATTGAGGACTTTAGACAAGCTGTGGAATACTGTGGTCTCCATGACATTCATTCATATGGGGAAAGGTTTACTTGGTCAAATAACAGAAGTGGTAAtgactttacaaaagaaaaaattgatagagttTTTGGCAATAAAGAATGGAATGAGTTATATAGGCATGGTGTCTGTAATGTTCTTCCTGCCATTAGATCTGATCACTCCCCCTTGTCAGTTAGTTTACACAATACTTCTaatgggaggaagaaaagaagatggtgctttagatatgagatggccTGGGAAATAAAGGAAGAATGTCTGAAGATGGTGGGTGAGGCTTGGCAAAATGCTGGTATAACAAATTGTCAGGCTAAATCCTTAAGAACACAGCTTGAACTATGCCAAAAGGGTCCTATGACATGGAGGCAAACTCTTAAGCAACAAGaggatcaaattataaaaaatgggaCTCTAAATATTGGGCATCTTCAGAATTCTGGTACAGGTGAGCACGTGGCAGCTATGAAACAAATTCAAGAGGAGGTGGTTACTGCCATTACAGCTAATGATATaaagtggaagcaaagggcaaagcaacactggCTGAAACATGGGGACAGAAACACTCAGTCTTTCCACGTGCAAGCAAGCCAGAGAAAGAAGATCAATGCAGTCAAAAGCATAGTGGATTCACAAGGCAGGGCTGTCACTGACTAGTTTGAAATTGGTGAGGTATTCACgtgttttttctcctctctattCACTACTTCCCAACCTCTATCTATTGACCAATGTCTGCAAGAAATGGACACCAAATTAGACATGGATATGAAGGCTTGGCTTTTAAAGCCTTTCACTAGGGAGGAAATCACTGTAGCTGTTTTTAAAATGAATCCCTTGGGGTCGCCAGGCCTTGATGGTTTTCCTGCCCAATTCTACCAAAAAAATTGGGAGGTAGTGGGGGATCAAGTATGTAATTTTGCCCTTGAATTCCTCAATCATGGTGGATCTCTCAGTGAGGTTAATGACACGTTTATTACTCTTATTCCCAAAGTTCAAAGCCCCACAAGAGTAGTGGATTACAGACCCGtaagcctttgtaatgttttatacAAGGTTGTGTCAAAAACTATGGCAAATAGACTGAAACACATACTGCCTCAAATCATTGCCCCTAATCAGAGTGCCTTTGTGCCTGGAAGGCTCATCTCTGATAACACCTTAGTAGCCTATGAGGTTCTCCACTCTATGAACTctagaatgaaagggaagaaaggattcatggctctaaaattggacatgagtaaagcttatgatagggtaGAGTAGAATTTCATTGAAGCAATCATGATCAAAATGGACTTTCCTGGACGTTGGATCCATATCACAAGAGCTTGCCTCTCTTCTGTTTCTTATTCAATACTTGTTAATGGAGAACCTCAGAAAAAGTTTGTACCTTCGAGAGGCCTTAGACAAGGAGACCCCTTGTCCCCCTACTTGTTTATTCTTTGTGCTGAagccctctcttctctccttaAACATGCTGAGGCATGTGGCAGTTTAACCCCTGTGGCTATTGGCAGAGGTCCTGTTTAAGTAAACCACctcttctttgctgatgatagcctcTTGTTCTGCCAAGCCAAGTATGAGGAAATTAATTGTGTCCTCAATATCCTTGAGCTATATGAGAAAGGATCAGGACAGGTTATAAACAAGGACAagtttgctatttattttagcaAGAACATTGCACTGATGACCCAACAGCAGATCATGCATCTAGCAGGGGTCCAATCCACTTccaattttgagaaatacttgggTTTACCTTCTTTGGTGGGTAGGAAGAAGATTTCCTCTTTCCACTCTTATAATTGATAGAACTTGGTCTCGGGTCTCTAATTGGAGGACCAAATTTCACTCTGCAGCAGGAAAGGAAATTTTGCTCAAAACTGTGCTTCAAGCCATTCCCACCTATGCAATGTGGATGTTCCTTCTACCAGCTTCTATAACAAGGAAACTAAACCAGATTCTAAggaggttttggtggggattcAATGAAGACTCTTCAAAATTTCAATGGGTCAATTGGGAGCAACTTAGTGGCAGGAAGGATATGGGAGGGCTTGGATTTTGAGATCTAAGATGTTTTAACATTTCCTTACTCTCCAAACAGGGATGGAGGATCCTCCAAAATCCTACATCCCTAGTGGCACAAATTCTAAAGCAAAAGTACTTTAAACAAGGAAATTTGCTTTATGCAAAGCTTGGAACTGGGCCTTCTTTTGCATGGAGAGGGATACATGCTGGATTATCTCTGTTAAAAAAATGCCTCATTTGGAGGTTTGGAAATGGACATCAGATTAACATCTGGCATGACAGATGGATACCCTCTTTACCTGGACAAAAAATTGTGACTCCTCGAGATGCTGACTGCTGGTGTGACAAAGTCAGTGACATTATTGATCCTCAATTGAAGATATGACAGGAGTCTCTCATATCTGAACTATTTTCTATTCAGGAAATAGAGGGCATAAAAGCAATACCCATCAGcttaggaggaagagaagacaaaCTTATTTGGCAATTTACTCCTAATGGCAACTACACTGTTAAAAGTGGATACTATCTTGGcaaagaattggaaagagagCAAATAGGAGAGTCTTCAGGCAAAACAATGGATTGCCTAGTATGGAGGTCCATTTGGAAGCTCAAGGTACCCCCTGCCACCAGAATGTTTGTTTGGAGGGCATGCAGTGAAGTCTTGCCCACTATGGCTaacttgaaaagaagaaaggtggtAAAGGATAGCATCTGTTTAATATGCAAGAAAGAACATGAGAGTTCTGGGCATGCATTATGGGGATGTAGTGGTGCTCAAGATGTTTGGTGTCAAGGTCCAATAACAGTGCAGAAATCCTCTTCTcatagttattttttctttaatatctGGGCAGAATTGATTGGCAAGCTTGATTCAGAGGAGTTAAATGAGGTAGCTGTTACAATGAGGCTAATATGGGCGAGAAGAAATGATGTATTACATGGGAAAGCCTTCAAACACCCTCAGGAAATCACTGCACAGGCTAGGACAGGATTGTCTCTTCATAATGAGGCTATGCAGAAGGATGTTGGTGCTAACTCTAAGAATATGACAAGGGTCCACAGATGGACTAAGCCTGCAGTAGGATGTCTgaaagtgaattgggatgcagctgtgcAAACGAGGATGGGAAGGATTGGCATTGGGGTAATTATCAGAGATCATCAAGGTTTAGTGATAGGTGCTCTTCGTGCTAACAGACCTTTGAAGGGCAGTGCTTTTGATGCTGAAGCATATGGGTTACTTTTGGCTTGTGTTTTTTGTAAGGAGATTGGAGTAAGGCATATCTGTTTGGAGGGGGACTCAAAGCAGGTAGTGGACCAAATGAACCAAGACAGTCCTAACTGGAGCTTAGGTGGTTGTCTCATATCAGATGCCAAAAAGATTCTAAGCTCAGCTGCTGTTTGGTCCATCTCACATGTATATCGGGAGGCTAACATGGTAGCTCACAGGCTTGCTCAAGCAGCTTACGAGTGTACTGAACACATGTATGATATCGAGATGTGCCCATCTTGTATTTTTCAAGTGGTTTCTAAGGAAAAGAGTCAATGAGATCAGCACTTGTATCTTGGTTTTTCCTTTGTAATACTGGTTTGAATTGTATGAGTTTGaagttgattaatgagatcagtttattcataaaaaaaaaaaagactacatGTCGGGGATCGGCCTATGATTAGTTTGGTGTTGGGAATTCCATGgtctaacaatatatttttcttattggaAAACAAGTTGCACCTTTTTCTTCATGCTCAAATTTTCATTAAACTGATTGTTGTTCAAGATAGCACtctatacataatatatttccCAGCTTCCTAATGatttctctctttgaatggcAGGGAAGAAGACAGTAATTATATTCAATCAGCCCTTTTGTTATAAGAAAGCTGAGCTATTTCCAGACACTGCAGCAAGGTTAATTAATGTATGGTAATTTTAAGCTTACTTGCCTGACATATGGTTCATttatatcattatcatcatcatttttttctatttcattagAAGTAAAGCAGATGTTATTAAATCACATTCTCTGTTTAAGCTTACTTGCGAACGTTCTTTGGGGgagtttagggattttttctttagcacttTAAGTTTTTTGTGTGAAGAATCTTGAAAGGGATGGGAACATttgtcatgttttattttagtactGTTTTTGCTTTAgcttgtatacatcctgtgtacttgggttatgacTATTTACTtagaataaaatctcttattacctataaaaaaaaatcacattctcTCCATCTAGCTAAGATTTTCATTTGTTTGAACCTCTTTTCCTTGAATAAATTTCTGGTGTCTGGTTTTTGAGAAGAATGCAATTactttcatatattttgctCCTAGGAAAATCTCTGAATCATTTGTCATCCAGATGGGGCTGTGACTACTGGGCAAAATTATGTTGTCTTGTAGTATACTTTGTGTTCTCAATTTATTTGCTAGCATTTAGAGGTAGACTGTAGCTTTGAGTTCGGGAAGACCAATAAAACAACTTATATGGAATCTGGACTGATCATTGGTGCaaaaaataggaagaaataagatttcagaGAAATGCCTTGCtttggaggaaaaagaaaagtatcaataataaatacctttttctttttaattcgtATCAATTGAGAGAAATGCTTGGTttagtcatttatatatatatatatatatatatatattttaatataaattgatgtgacttaatATGATACATTGGATTATAAAGTATCTTTtgttgtaaagtagatttaacattTTGCTTTACGTCATGTAAGTGTGTAAACttattttgtaagttttttatattgACCTAGCACTTCAAGATCAGGGTCTTGCACTCCCTTTTAGATAATAAGTATATTGGGTAGAATTTGCAAGGAATTGAGTAAGAAAGTGACCATTGGGATGCTTTGCATAATCGTGAAAGTTTAGaagaattttgattaaaaattctTGAGTTCTCAAAGAAGCCAACGTTGACATAGAACAGCTCTAAACACAGGGACGGCTCAAAATATTTTGTGGCCTAAGGCGACGTTTAAGTACATGacgctttaatttaaaaataataataatatttaaatattaactaataaaattttattaaaattttttgaaatgcaaaacaaatattaatattattttgattaataatatctataggtactataataatttgaaagagaatctaatttttctgtaaatagAGTATTATCccttatccatatatatacttcttttagtacttcattatgaaaacaaataaggtcaTCGATATGAAAATcaacatcatattttataaaatatttaagattaatatatcatcattttgcaACTTCTATTCCAATATCACTATTGTccaaaaattttgtacattttgggtaagattttttttaataaaacttctatatttattggattttttgaccaaattttaccatttaagattgattttattttagaaaaaaaaaattttccatcttttatgctagccaatattttttctatagtttattttttaaggtcatggtatatatatttttctatcgGGGGCCTACTCAAGGTGGGGGGCCTTAGGTGGTGGCCTTAGTTGCCTACCCCTTGAGCCGCCCTGCTCTAAAACATGCATGTTTGTaactatattatctatattaaaattaaaatataaatattctcataatgTTGTAGCTTTTatcatgttttataaaaaaagttttattaatttatttatatattcaaaagtgccttttatcattattatcttCTAGGGAAATAATGTGATTGTGACAAAtacaaagaaataaatgaaaagaaaaataaattaaacaataaatttttttaactagaTATATAGAGTTTATTCAAATAGAAATACTTTAACAATAAATGGGTTTTATACAagcaaattcacaaattaatataacaaatcACATGAAGTCACGTCActtctgaatttatttttgtaaaagatatatgtttatttaaatttatttttgtaaaagatttATGTTTATTCAAATGTAGATAATCGGTTATCACTATAACACAGACAGGTTTTGCATTTATTACGCATTGATAAATCCATTATGGTTGCTCTAAATGCGCACACTTCTCTATTTCCTACGCGAAATTTCTTCCAAAATTTattgaagattttattataGAAACACGGAATAGAACAGCATCTTTCCAAAGAATAAAACATATCCACGTTTACGTATAAatcttaaaagagaaatgatatttgtattaGTAGAGTACGTAAGCTGTAAGcattatgcaattttttttaaaaaaaagagtaaatatacgattcatataaaaaaaattaattttttaataataaattttattattttttaaaagaattacgtgacatttaaataaatacaatatacGTAGAATTACTCGTATTGAAAATTTCAACAAGTGACTTCTTTTCCTTGTAAATTCCTGGTTAAAATTGGACCTCACGGACACGAACAGCCATGCCTATCAGCAACTTGATTACTTATTTTCAGACTTTTCAATGGAAGGAAGGAGAGTCTACCTAACAATAGGACTAGGCTATAAACTAAAGCCGCCAAGGTTGAATTTAATAATGGAATTATAGGTTTTCATTACAGGTTAGGCATCCGCCCCTTTTGAGAAGGAATTCGGATCTTTCCAGGTAAATAACGTACTGCTGTCAACTCATATTTGCGATTATCGTTAAGAGCACAAATgcattaacaaaattaattttataaattaatgtgatttttgtACCCGTTAAATTATCTTTATAATagatataactttataatctaatgaaTTATACTAAATAACGTTAGTTTgcaatattatttcatatgatTCTTTTATGgttagagtatttttttttacaattataggTTACGCAAAGCTGCACACTCGTTTTATAAGAAGTGAGtaaatatacataatataaaattaattttttattaataaactctaaatttttttcatattacaCAACTTAATGTATGTAACATTTGTCAATTGGTCAAAAAAGACTTCCTTGAAAAGTTCCATCGCGTGGGCTTGACCATGATGCTTAATTAGAGCTAGATTCCACAGGAGTGCGTCATCGTCATTTATTTCCCTCATATTAtttgttgtctttttgttttgttcagtTTTTTTTAGTCTTTCTATTGTTCTTCCCATTTTGCAATAGAAGGACCACCGGCGCGAGCATGAACTCTAACAAACTGTTGAAGATTTTGATTCTAGCCTTTCTATTATTCTTCCCATTTAGCAGTTCTTCCACTGAAACTTTGATACAAAATCAATCCATCAAAGACGGCCAAATTTTGATATCCAAAGAAAAGAACTTCTCTATTGGCTTCTTTAGTCCAGCCAACTCTAGCTATCGTTATCTTGGTATTTGGTTCGCCAAAGTGAAAGAACAAACACTGGTGTGGGTTGCAAATAGGAATGATCCCTTCAATGATTCCTCAGGGGTTCTCTCAATCAATCAGGATGGAAACCTTGTTCTCCATGACAGTTTTAACCGTTCTCTCTGGTCTACAAACGTTTCAGTTCAAGGGCAAGCCTCCACTGCGGCTCAGCTACTGGATTCAGGAAACCTAGTACTGGTCCaggaaaacaacaaaaaggTGTTATGGCAAAGCTTTGACTATCCAACAGACACTTTGTTGCCAAACATGTCGCTTGGTTTGAATCGGAGAACTGGGCTCAACAGACTCCTAACATCTTGGAAGTCTCGAGATGACCCCGGAACTGGGGATTGTATCTATAAGCTAAATCTTATTGAGGCACCACAGTTTTTCTTGTACAAGGGTTTGATCCCATATTGGCGAACTGGACCGTGGCCATGGAGGTCCTCTACATTAAAATCCAATGTGAAGGTCAATTATATCAACAATGGAGATGAGCTATCTTACAAATACTTCTTCGATGACTCTGCAATCATCACAAGAATAGTGGTAGACAACTCCGGATTGCTCCAGCTATTTGTATGGAATGATGGTGAACATCGATGGAATGAGTTTTGGTCTGCACCCAAATATCGGTGTGACAAGTATGGACAGTGTGGCGCATACAGTATTTGTAActcagatgatattgattttGAATGTTCATGTCTCCCAGGGTA is a window from the Juglans regia cultivar Chandler chromosome 7, Walnut 2.0, whole genome shotgun sequence genome containing:
- the LOC108982439 gene encoding uncharacterized protein LOC108982439, producing MGGASRPYKQIEDFRQAVEYCGLHDIHSYGERFTWSNNRSGNDFTKEKIDRVFGNKEWNELYRHGVCNVLPAIRSDHSPLSVSLHNTSNGRKKRRWCFRYEMAWEIKEECLKMVGEAWQNAGITNCQAKSLRTQLELCQKGPMTWRQTLKQQEDQIIKNGTLNIGHLQNSGTGEHVAAMKQIQEEVVTAITANDIKWKQRAKQHWLKHGDRNTQSFHVQASQRKKINAVKSIVDSQGRAVTD